TCTTCAAAATTGAGGACATTATGGGCTACATTGAACGCTCTTAGCTTGGATTCTGCCTGATCCAGCTTTTGCTTGGCGGCCTTAACATTCGCTTCATAGTAGGTCAATACAGGTGCTGTTTCGCCCCGTTTCAAGCTGGTATACCGTTCATTCAGCTCCGTAACGGCCAGATCGAGCGTTTGCTGGGCAATAGCCGGGTCATCCGCTTCATACTCCATATCCAGCATGTCACTGGCCGCCCGACGGGATGCTTTGAGCTTTTTGCTAATGGTTTCGGCCGAGTAATCATTCCCTGATTTGGCGAGCAACGCCCGAACAGGGTTGTCGGTTGAACTTTGCGCGAGTCGGTCAAGCTGATTCCGGGTTGAGTCCAGGTTTCCCGTCTTCGTCAGCGATTGGCGCAAACTGGCAGGGATCGTCTGCTGCAATTTCTGAAAGCTGGCTGCCGAAAGCTGGCGCTCTGTGGGTTTGGTTAGGTACAAGTGTTGAGCCAATAGCCGTAATCCAACCTGATAGAGCGTCTGATTCGAATTAAGCGTCGTCAGTACATTGTCGAAAGCGTTGCTAATGCCCGAGTAATCGACCTGAAAGCCTTCCCGCGCCGAATTCAGCCGATAACCCGACGTAAAGCCCGTATATAGTGTTGCCTTGGTTTTGTACGTTTTAACCTCATTCCGCATGAAGTAATAAACGGCTCCGGCTCCCAGGCAGGGAAATACAATAAACCAAATGAGATGCTGCTTCAAAAGCCGCCCAAGTTCCTGGAAAGTCATAGCTTACACACGTTTCAGTTGACGAATAGGCACTCCAACGAATAGTTCAAGTGCATAAATAGCTTTAATGAACGAGGTCTTGGCCTGTTCGACCGTCGCTCGGGTTTCAGCGTATCGGTTGCTATTGAACGCGTGCGCTTCAGGGGCAATTTTTCCTTTCTGAAGCTCCACTTCGGCAATCCGATAAGCCGCCAGCGATGCCTGATCATCCCGCAATCGAATCTGCAAAATCTTTTGGGCGAGGAGCAGATCCTGATAGAGGTTAAACAGGTCGCGTCGCAACTGAATTTCGGCAAGCCGTTTACGTTCAACCGTCGCGTCGTAGTTGGCCTTGGCTAACCGAATCTGCTGGGGTCGGCCGAAGAGTTCATGAATACTGATCGCCACATTGACGCCATACCGATAGCCATTCGAAATCTGAGCCAACTGATCGCTGGCGTTCGTACCCGTTGACAGAATAGCCTGATT
This window of the Spirosoma aerolatum genome carries:
- a CDS encoding TolC family protein — encoded protein: MRLRTVHQFKQPLFSLASTVILGMLVHSAGYGQGNPASTPSATQPAPTPSAAVTADSLTFDFNQDISVQLIPFEDMFKLALAYSPTIKFETAVAAGSQAAYNLSKVQILQNLTGYGNYSSGNQAILSTGTNASDQLAQISNGYRYGVNVAISIHELFGRPQQIRLAKANYDATVERKRLAEIQLRRDLFNLYQDLLLAQKILQIRLRDDQASLAAYRIAEVELQKGKIAPEAHAFNSNRYAETRATVEQAKTSFIKAIYALELFVGVPIRQLKRV